The DNA sequence ACGTCCACCTTCTTGCCGTCCAGGGTGGAAAGGTGGGTGGCCGGAAGCTTGGCGAGGTTCTGCGCCGTGGCGAGGGAGAGACCGAACAGGGAGACGAGGAGTATGGCGATGGAGCGCATGGAGATGACTTCGTGGGGGAGGGTACGCACGAAGGCCAGCGGACGGACGATCATCGTGCCGAACCGCTGGCCTTGTGCTTCTTCTCTATTCGTACGTCACGCGATCAGCGGTTCACGACCACTTTGCGCGTGGCGGTCATGCCATCGGCGAGGATGTTCAGGTAGTAGGTGCCGTTGGCCAGGCCGTTGAGGTCCAGGGTGGCACGCTGCTCGCCGGGGCCGAAGCCATGGGCGTTCTGCATCACCACCGCGCCCAGCATGTCGAACAGGGTGAGGTTCACCGTGGCGGCCGTGCGCAGGTCCAGGTTCACGAAGAGCAGTCCGTCGGTGGGGTTGGGGTAGATGGCCAGCCCCTCGTCCAGCAGGTTCTCCTCCACGCCGGTGACGGTCTGCAGCATCTTGTGCTTGGTGCTGCCGCCGAAGTTGCCGCCGTTGATCACGATCTGGTTGTTGGACAGGTTCTTCACCTCGAAGAATCCTTGACCGTAGGCGCAGCAGATGCCATCGCCGAAGAAGTCATAGGCCTCGAAGGTGTAGCAACCCACGTTGGGCAGGTTCACCACCTGCGTGTACGTCTGGTTGTTGCCGTAAGTGCCCGGGGGGGTCTGCGGCGGTGGGAACTGGCCCGTGCCGTGGTTATTGGCCACATAGGAGTTGCCGCCCTGGCCCATCACGGCGCCGTTGCCGTCCACGATGCGCCAGTAGAACTCGTTGCCATAGTTGTCCGTGCGCACCTTCACTTCCACCGCTCCGGAGATCTGCGGCGCGATGGCCACCTGGATGTTCTCCGAGTTGCCCTGCGGATTGTCATCCGTTTGCCCGTTGGGGCTGGAGACCACGGCCTCATAGGTCATGGGCGTGGTGGCCGTGGCGGCGAAGTTGATGTTCTGGAACTGGTGCGGGGCCAGGCTGCCGGTCCAGTTGATGGTCTCCACCACGGTGTTGCCGTTCTTCAACTGAACGGTGGCCGAGGTGAGCGGGCTGGTGCCGGCGTTGTATAGAATGGTGTTGATCGGGTCGCCGGGGCAGCTCTCCTTGTCGTCGTTCAGCAGGGTGGCGTCGTTGGGGCCGTTCTGGAAGGGGGCCGGGCACATGTTGCGCCAGTTCTGGAAGAACTGCCACAGGTTGCTGCGCTGGATGGTCTGCGCGGGGCCGCCGCCGGGGCAGTGGACGAACAAGGTGGGGAAGGCATTGAAGTTGTACTGGCTGCCCACCACATTGCCTTGGCCGTTGGGGCCGATGATCGGGTAGTTGGTGCCAGCTGCCCAGTTGCCCTGGGTGGAGCCGATGCCGTTGATCAGGTTCATCGTGCTCGGCGGGTTGGTGGAGGCATCGATGAAGAAGATCATCAGATCATTGGTGCCCTCCGGGCCGAATTCATGCATCAACTCATGCATCACGCCGCCGGTGTGCCACTGCCAGCAAGGACCGCACCAGTGGGCGCTCAGGTCCACCAGAACGGTCTTGCCCTGGTTCAGGTAGCTCTGGAGGTTGTGTTGCACACCGTTGATGTCGGTGGCCGTCCAGTTCTGCGCGGTGGCGGCTGCCGCGATGCCCATGGCCAGGGCGGGCGTAAAGAGTAGTCTTCCGTGTGTCATGATCATCCGATTGGGTTTGTCGAGAGCGATATGCCTTCGGGCCCGGACGTGCTGTGGTGCGGCCGGCGGGTTTGGGCGGAACGAACATAGTGCAAGGCGGTACACCTCAATAGACCCCTTGCCCATGGAAAGAGATCGCCGTTGGGATCCTATCCCCGGCCCATGATGCATCAGCTTGATCCTTACCCTGATGACCTCCATGCCAGTGGCCTATTTTTGTGTCGCCGTCCTAGTCCACCACGACCGTCGATCCCCATGATCCTACGCTACGCCCTTTTCCCCCTTGCCGCCCTGTCGTTGCTCCAAGCCGCCGCCCAGGGCATTGTGACCCTGACCGATGGCGGGGGCAACACGGTGAACGGTTCCCTGATCCACAAGCCGCTCACGCCGGGCTACCATACGGATACGGTGAAGGTCTATGCCGAACTCACCGGATCCACACCCAAGCAGGTGAATGTGCGCCGCTATGAGATCTGGCCGGTGGCGGGTTCGCAGAACTTCTTCTGCTGGGGCGTCTGCTATCTGCCGGTGGCCTCCGGCGTCAACCTTTCATGGGATTCCCAACACCCCTTGAACCTGAACCCTGCCTGGACCTATAGCGACTTCGGAGCCTATTACATGCCGGAGGGACAGACGGCCGTGACGCGTTTCCGCTTTGTATGGTATGACATGGCCAACCCGAACGGGGCGGACAGCAGCTGGGTGGACATCGACTTCGGCGGCACGGTGGGCATTCTGGAATCCCCATTGGCCAGCCTGGACATGACGCTTTGGCCAAACCCCACAGCGGGTCAGCCGGTGCAAATGGACTACCGCCTGCCCGGCGACACGCGCAACGCCTCCCTGGTGGTATACAACGCGCTGGGCGAACGGGTGAAGACCATCGCTCCGCTGCGTGCCGAAGGGCGGTTGGTGCTTCCCACCGCCGACCTCGTCAGTGGCATCTACTTCGTGAATCTGGAGCAGGGTGGCCGCATGCTGGGCACCCGGCGCTTGGTGGTGACCCATTAAGGGACCTCCCCCGCCAACAATCTATCGGCCAGCCAGGGCACACCCTCGCTGGCCGATCGCTTGATGTGGACGATCGCTGATGCTGTCCATGCAGGGGCCTTCGGGTCCACCAGATAACGGGAACAGTCCGGTGGTGCCATATCCACCAGCCCTGCCGCAGGCCAGACCTGCAGGGAGGTGCCCACCACGATGAGGACCTCTGCCTCACCCACGATGCGTGCGGCCTGGGGAAGCAGCGGCACCGCTTCGCCGAACCAGACCACATGCGGCCGAAGTTGGGAACCCAAGGGGCATGTGGCCCCCCAGGGCAGGATGCCGCCTTCCACCGGCAGCAACAGATCGGGGTCGGCGGTGCTGCGCGCCTTGCGGATCTCGCCATGGAGGTGCAGCACGTACGAGCTGCCGGCCCGTTCGTGCAGGTCGTCGATGTTCTGGGTGACGATCCGGACGTCAAAGGCTTCCTCCAGCCTGGCCAGGGCCTCATGGGCCGCGTTCGGCGCGGCTTTCAGGACCTGGTCGCGCCGCTCGTCATAGAAACGCAACACCAGCTTCGGGTCGCGTTGCCAGGCCTCGGGGGTGGCCACGTCCTCGATCCGGTATTCCTCCCACAGGCCATCACCGTCGCGGAAGGTGCGCAGGCCACTTTCGGCACTGATACCGGCCCCGGTGAAGGCCACCAAACGCGGTCGCCGCATGGTCCGAAAGGTATCCCTATGAAAATGCTGTTCGCCCCACGCTTGCGACAGGTGTGAAGCATTCCTTTATTTTCGGGCCCCTTCCCGAGGCACCAACCCCCGCGCCCATAGCCGCACCGTTACTCCCCCTACCTTAAGGAAGCCAGTATCCCAGGGGCCAGGATGATCGACAGCCTGAACGGTGAGCTATTGCTGAAAGCGACGGACCACGTGGTGGTGGAATGCCACGGCGTGGGTTACCTCGTGCATGTCTCCGCGATGACCTTGACGCGCATGCCCGACCGCGGCGCGTGCCGTGTGTTCGTCCATTACGGGGTCACCGTGGATGTGCGTTCGGGCCAGAGCGAACATCGACTGCACGGATTCCTGCGACCCGATGAGCGCGCCATGTTCCGGCGCCTGATCGAGGTGCAGGGCGTGAGCGCCACCCTGGCCATGGCCATCATGGGCGCACGGGACCTGGCGGGGCTGGAGGAGGCGATCGCCCTGGGCGATGAGGCGAGTTTCAAAGGGGTGAAGGGCATCGGGCCGAAGCTGGCGCAACGGATCATCAGCGAGTTGCAGGGCAAGGCGCCACTGTCCACCGGCCTGCCGTCCGCGGCGGTCGCGGGGGCGGGCAATACACTCCGGGCCGAGGCGTTATCGGCACTGGTCTCGCTCGGTCTGGACCGGGCGAAGGCCGAACGGTCCCTGCAAGCCGTTCTGCGCGACCACGCCTCGGAACCACCGGCATTGGAAGAGCTGATCAAGCTGACGCTGAAGCATATCTGAGGGAGGGGCAGGGGTCATGTCACGTAGCATCATCGGATCATTCCGCCAGCGGATCGGAGCACTGGGGCCATGGGCCCTGGTGGCGGCCATATTGCTGTTGGCAGGCTCGGTGGAAGCGGCTCCTTCATTGGGGCTGGTGCTGCAGGTGGACAGCCCCGAAGTGGACCTGCCCTGGCCCATCGGCGATCCCCTGGCGCCAGGCCAGCCCGCGCCAGGCCTCATCAATCTGCAGGATCCCGACAACATCAACAACGACGTCATTTACGATCCGGAGACGGGCCAGTACATCCTGCAAAGCACCGTGGGCGAGAACTTCTACTTCCGCCCGCCCATGAGCATGTCGTTGGAGGAGTACCTCAACTACGACATGGAGCGCGCCATGGAGACCTACTGGCTGGACCGCGTGGAGCAGGACAGCGAGAGCGCGCAGCGGAGCCTGGTGCCGGTGATCAAGGTGCGGGGCGAGGCCTTCGACCGCATCTTCGGCGGCAACACCATCGACATTCGCCCGCGCGGTTCCGCCGAGGTGATCTTCGGCGTGAACACCAGCCGGACCGAGAACCCGCGCATCCCGATCAACCAGCGGCGCATCACCACCTTCAACTTCGACCAGCGCATCCAGCTCAACCTGGTGGGCAGCATCGGCGAGAAGCTGAAGATCAACACCAACTACAACACGCAGGCGACCTTCGATTTCGAGAACCAGGTGAAGCTGGACTACACCGGCTACGAGGACGAGATCATCCAGAAGATCGAGGCGGGCAACGTGAGCCTGCCCTTGCGCGGAACATTGATACAAGGCAGCCAGAGCCTCTTCGGCCTGAAGACCGAGTTGCGCTTCGGGCGCCTGACGGCCACGGCCATCTTCAGCCAGGAGAAGGGCCAGCGGCGCAATGTGCAGACCGAGGGCG is a window from the Flavobacteriales bacterium genome containing:
- a CDS encoding T9SS type A sorting domain-containing protein, with product MTHGRLLFTPALAMGIAAAATAQNWTATDINGVQHNLQSYLNQGKTVLVDLSAHWCGPCWQWHTGGVMHELMHEFGPEGTNDLMIFFIDASTNPPSTMNLINGIGSTQGNWAAGTNYPIIGPNGQGNVVGSQYNFNAFPTLFVHCPGGGPAQTIQRSNLWQFFQNWRNMCPAPFQNGPNDATLLNDDKESCPGDPINTILYNAGTSPLTSATVQLKNGNTVVETINWTGSLAPHQFQNINFAATATTPMTYEAVVSSPNGQTDDNPQGNSENIQVAIAPQISGAVEVKVRTDNYGNEFYWRIVDGNGAVMGQGGNSYVANNHGTGQFPPPQTPPGTYGNNQTYTQVVNLPNVGCYTFEAYDFFGDGICCAYGQGFFEVKNLSNNQIVINGGNFGGSTKHKMLQTVTGVEENLLDEGLAIYPNPTDGLLFVNLDLRTAATVNLTLFDMLGAVVMQNAHGFGPGEQRATLDLNGLANGTYYLNILADGMTATRKVVVNR
- a CDS encoding T9SS type A sorting domain-containing protein; translation: MILRYALFPLAALSLLQAAAQGIVTLTDGGGNTVNGSLIHKPLTPGYHTDTVKVYAELTGSTPKQVNVRRYEIWPVAGSQNFFCWGVCYLPVASGVNLSWDSQHPLNLNPAWTYSDFGAYYMPEGQTAVTRFRFVWYDMANPNGADSSWVDIDFGGTVGILESPLASLDMTLWPNPTAGQPVQMDYRLPGDTRNASLVVYNALGERVKTIAPLRAEGRLVLPTADLVSGIYFVNLEQGGRMLGTRRLVVTH
- a CDS encoding NAD-dependent deacylase; the encoded protein is MRRPRLVAFTGAGISAESGLRTFRDGDGLWEEYRIEDVATPEAWQRDPKLVLRFYDERRDQVLKAAPNAAHEALARLEEAFDVRIVTQNIDDLHERAGSSYVLHLHGEIRKARSTADPDLLLPVEGGILPWGATCPLGSQLRPHVVWFGEAVPLLPQAARIVGEAEVLIVVGTSLQVWPAAGLVDMAPPDCSRYLVDPKAPAWTASAIVHIKRSASEGVPWLADRLLAGEVP
- a CDS encoding Holliday junction branch migration protein RuvA, which encodes MIDSLNGELLLKATDHVVVECHGVGYLVHVSAMTLTRMPDRGACRVFVHYGVTVDVRSGQSEHRLHGFLRPDERAMFRRLIEVQGVSATLAMAIMGARDLAGLEEAIALGDEASFKGVKGIGPKLAQRIISELQGKAPLSTGLPSAAVAGAGNTLRAEALSALVSLGLDRAKAERSLQAVLRDHASEPPALEELIKLTLKHI